CGAGCACGTCCCGGCCGCGATCGATCAGGGCGCAACGCTGTCCCGGCGATTCGGCGTATCGGCGCTGTCCACCCTCATCGTCGTCGACGCCGACGGCACGGTGACCTTCCGCGCCACCGACCCCGACGCGAAGACGATCACCGCCGAACTGCAGAAGGCCGGAGCCTGACCCATGGGCGGACTGCTCACGCTCGCCTTCGCCGCCGGCATGGTCGCCCCGGTCAACCCCTGCGGTTTCGCGCTGCTGCCGGCCTGGCTCACCCAGACCCTCGGCGAGGGCGACGCCTCCCCGACTCCGGTGCGGTTGCTGCGCGCCCTGCGCTCCGGCCTCGCGCTAACGGTCGGGTTTGCCGGCACCCTCGCAGCTGCCGGCCTACTGGTGAGCGCCGGTGCCCGTGGGCTGATCCAGGCCGCGCCCCGGCTCGGCCTCGCCGTCGGCATCGTGCTCATGCTGCTCGGCCTTTGGATGCTGGTCGGCCGCTCGATCTCCCTGAAGTTGCCCCAGATCCCCGGCCGGTCAACCGCGGGGCTCCCGCCCACCGCCCGAATGGTCGTCTTCGGCGTCGGCTACGCGTTGGCCTCTCTGTCATGCACCTTCGGGGTGATCCTCGCGGTCATCGCCCAGGCCCAGGCCACCGCCAGTTACGCCGGGCTTCTGCTGGTGTTCGCGGTATATGCCGCCGGCTCGGCAGCCGTCCTGTTGCTTCTCGCGCTGGCCACCGCCGCAGCCGGCACGGAACTCACCCGCCACGTGGCGCGACTGGCCCGCTTCGGTCCACGGATCACCGCCCTTGTCCTGCTGCTCACCGGCGCCTATCTGGCCTGGTACTGGTTTCCGGCCGCGACCAGCGACGCTCCCGTGGCGGCCGGCCGGACCGGCGGGCTGACGGGACTTTCCGCAACCGTGTCAAGCTGGGTTCAGGAACAGACCTCACTCCTCACCCTACTCGCCGCTGCGGCCGTCGTGCTGGCGCTGGCGCTCGGCATCCTGCAGCGAAGGCGAATGCGCGCACCGCGCAGGGATGAGACCGTCAAATGAACACCCCTGACCATCCCGGTGCTCAAGACGAAGCACGACTGGCCAGACGGTAGGAGTCGGTGCCGGTTTCGATGATGTTGCCGCCGAAGGTGAGTCGGTCGACGATGGCGGCGCAGAGTCGGGGGTCGGTGAAGGTCTTGGTCCAGCCGGCGAAGCCCTCATTGCTCGCGATAGCGACGGAGTTCTTCTCTTCACGTTCGGTAAGCACTTGGAAGAGGAGTTCGGCGCCGCGGCGGTCGAGTTCCATGTACCCGAGTTCGTCGATGCAAAGCAGGTCGACGCGCCCGTAGCGGGCGATCGTGCGTGCGAGCTGCTTCTCGTCGGCTGCTTCGACGAGCTCGTTCACCAACCGGGTGGCGAGGGTGTACTTGACCCGGAATCCCTTCTCCGCGGCGGCAGTACCCAGCCCGATGAGCAGGTGGGATTTGCCAGTCCCGGAGTCCCCGATCAGACAGAGCGGCTGGCCCTTCCTGACCCATTCGCCAGTGGCAAGGGTGTGGATGGTGGCGGGGTTGATGTTCGGATTGGCGTCGAAGTCGAAGTCCGCGATGTACTTCTGTCGCGGGAACCCGGCCCCGTTGACCCGACGGATCGTGGAGCGTCGGTCGCGGTCGTCGCACTCGGCCAGCAACAGCTCGGCGAGGAATCCTGTGTAGGTCAGCTGGTCCTTGTTCGCAGCGGCGACCGCGTCGCCGAGCAGGGCCCGCATGGTCGGCAACCTCAGCCGGCGGCAGGCTTGGTCGACCGCGGTGGCGGCGGCTTCTTCGGTTAGGCCGCGTCGGCGGCGCAGGGTGGTGGTCACGTTCGTGGCTGTGCTCATCGGGGTGCTCCGCTCTCATTGGGACTGGGCTGGTTGTCGGTGCCGGTGCGGCGGCCGAGGAGTTGCTGGTACTTCTCCATCGACGGCAGTGGCCGGTTGTCCGGCGGCAGGCCGGCGATGACGGCTTCGGGGTCGAGGAGCAGCCGTTCGGTGAGGGAGACGACTTTCCGCCTCTTGTCGACGCGCTGGTCGGCATCGCGTTGCTCGACACCACTCGCCTGAGCAACGAGGTGACGCTCCGACCCGGACCCAGCCGCGGCATCGCGGACCGCCTGCAGGCGGGCTTCGACCGCGACCACGTCCGCAGAGACCGCGCCGACGCTGACCGCTGCGAGGAGACCTGCTTCGACTTCGTCGGCGGTCATGGAGCGGTGCAGCAGGAGCACGTCGATGAGTTCGCGGGTGCCAGCGGCGTCCCCGAGCCTCCTGCGGGCGTTGGCCCAGAACGCCTCATGGGCCGGGGTGAATACCCCAGATTCGCGGGCTTGCGCGAGGACGGTGGATCCGGGCAGTGCTCCAGGCTTGCCCTTGAGCACCTCGAGGTAGTGGTCGAGGCTCACCGACTGTCCGCCGCGGGTCACGACACGGGGGTGGCGGGCGATCTGGGTGCGGCCGTCGAAGACGACCACTTCGCTGGCGCGCAGGGAGACGCGGACGCGGCGGTGGATGAACCGGGCCGGGACGGAGTAGCGGGCCATCCGAACGGTGATCATGGCGGAGCGGTCGACCATCGGGTGCAGCATCAAACCGGGATCGAACCCCTCCACCGGGAGCGGCGCGAGATGTGTTTGTTCGGTGGCGAAGTCTTCGCCGACGGTCCGGATCCGGGAGGAGATCCGGCGCTTGTCGTCGGAGGTGTCCCAGGCGCGGACCTTCTCGTTCAGCTCATCGAGGGAGTCGACGACTGGCATCGGCACGAGGTGTTGGCGACGGAACCGGCCGACGTCGCCTTCGACGCCGCCCTTCTCGTGTGCACCGGCGATGCCGGGCTGGCAGTAGAAGGGGTCGAACCCGAAGTGGGAGCGGAACAGCACCCAACGGTCGTTCTCTACCCGCTCCCGACCATGCGCGTTCACCACCCGGGTGACAGCGCTCGTGAGGTTGTCGTAGCGGATGTGTCGGGTGGGGATGCCGCCAATCTCCTGGAAGGCGGCGATGTGGCCTTCCAGGAACGCCTCCTGGCCCTGGGTGGCGTAGATCCGGTGCACCGCCTTGCCCGAGTAGGAGAGGCGGAAGGTGAACAGGAAGACCTTCGTCTTCACCCCAGCGAGGATGACGAAGAGCTCGCCGAAGTCGACCTCGGCTTCCGCACCCGGTGCGTGCTCCTGGGGGACCATGACCTCGACCCGTCGTCCGGCTTCGAGGTCGATCTGTGCGCGGCGGATGCGGACGTAGTCCCGAACCGTCGAATACGAGACATCGGTCGCGGCGTGTTCCTCGATCAGGCGGACGTGGATGCGGCGGGCGGTGTGCCGCTGTTTGCGTGGCGCGTCCAGGTCGGCGCGGAGCATGTCGTCGATCGCGGCCTTGAACGGGTCCAGCCGCGGCGAAGCGCGTACCGGGGTCTTCCGAGCTGGTGGCTCCGCGCAGGCAAGGGCTTGGCGGACCGTTGCCCGGCCGACCTGGTGCTTGCGCGCGAGCGCGCGGATCGACATGCCCTCGACCCTGGCGTCCCGGCGGATCGCAGCGAACACTTCCACACGCACCCTCATCCCGAAACCCACTTCCGGTGCCGCGAGCCCCGCTGGATGCGGGAACTCTCGACGCCACGGAAGTGGGTCCAGATCAAGCCGTCACGACGCCACGCCGACGACCGGGTGGGTCCGAATCAGACCGTCACAGTGGTCCCGAATCAGACTGTCATCGCCACTTGAGGGCGCCTTCAAACAGGTCGCGTCGTTCCCTCAGGTCTTTCCTCTTGCGGAGCCGCAAGGATCACCTGCAGCCGACGACGCGAACTTCAGCCGGCCGCGTCCGGCGAGCCGGCGCTCCGCGGACCGCAACCGCTTCAAGCGCCAGAGACAGGCGCGCGAGGAGATATTCGGCGCTCTACGGCACCGAATGGTCATGCGCTTGCACGTCATCTCCGATTCGCTACAAGCAATGGTGATTCTGCTGGGCTCGCCCCAGCTACCCGTCGCAGCCCCAATTTCGGTGGCTCGAACTAGCCTTGAGAGCGGTCTCTTGCTCGACCACGAGGTCGGCCCAGGAGCAAACGGTGAGCGACTACAGCGGACCGTAGCCGCCGAGCTCTGGGAGATCGAACAGGCGTACAAGGCTTCGCAGATACTTTTTCGCGGCCGCGGGCCCGGTGTGCAGAGCACGCCCTGGGAGGCTTCTATGACTCCTGCTGCTCTGGTTGCGAAGTATCGCGAAATTCGCCAACTGGCAGGTGCCGCTGGCTTCACCGTGGATGACGCGAAGAAGAGGAAATTTGCAGGCGAACCGGCGCCTTCGTCGGTTGGGTTCGGCCAAGTGGTCACGAGCATCGACGTCTCAACTACCAGGCTGGCCGAAAGTGTCGCCAACCCAGGGGTAGAGGTGCCGAAAGGCCACATCGAGCTTCTGTGGTCACTGTGCTCAGGTGCCACGCACGGGGCTATGTGGCTGGCCGGCAGTGAACTGCAACGATCGGTGACCACGAGGGAGTTCGGCGGATCGGAGATCGTTACTGCAACTCAAGCCTGCCTCCTGGGGGCGATGCTCGCCGTGCGTTCGTGCGAGAGCTACTTCGCGATGGACTCCGACTTGAGCACGTCCCTGAACAACCGTCTTCGCAGGCTGCTCAGGAACGTCGCGCCAATGCTGGGCTAGCCTCGATCTTTCATCGGGCGGACGTGTGCCGTCGTTGACGGCGTGATCGCCGGTTCTGGTGTCGGTTCTGCCTGATGGGTGTGACAAGTCCCCGCGATGTCGTTCGCGGTGGGCGCCGGTTTCCACGTGGCCGGTAGTCGTGCGGGGTCGTCGGGACGGGTGCCGGTGGTCACCCCGGCGCGGTCGCTGCCGGCGCGGGGTCGTGTAGTCGTTTCCAGGCAGTGATCACGAGGTCGGCGTTTGCTGCGGTTTCCTTGATGTGCAACAGGATTCGGCGACTGTGCCGAGCGATAGCGGCCGGGATCGTGAAGACCCGTAACCGTAGTTTCTTTGGTTCCCAGCGGCGTGCCTCGTGCTCGGCGTCGAACCCGATCAGCTGGGTCCAGGCGATCAGGTCGGCCGCGAGCATCACGATGGCGCACCAAATCTGGTTGGCGGTGAACCCTTTCAGCGGCAAGTTCCGCAGCCCGGTGTCCTTCGCGATCCGGATCCGGTCCTCACACCGCGCCCGCCGCCGGTGCCGCAACTCCAGGTTCGCCAGTTGCCCGCGGGTGGTGTTGGTCGCGAACGCGGTCAACCGGTACCCGTCGACGTCGTCGAACCGCAACTGCGCTCCGGGGTGGGGTCGTTCCCGGCGCACGATGACCCGCATCCCTGCCGGCCAGCCGGACAACAGACCGCGGAACGTGAGCAGGCCGGTCAGTTCGACCACGTCCGCGCCTTCGCGGACCTCGCCATCGGCGTTCAGTGCTGCCTGCCACGCCTTGGCCGGGATCAGCCGGTACAGCTCGGGCAGGCACGCGGGCAGGGTGAACCCGACCGAGTACGAAACACCCCGGCGGGCAAGCCACCTGGTGTACTCCTGGGTTCCGCCGCCGCCGTCGGTGCGGATCAGCACCTTGCGGCCCGGCCGGGCCGGGTTGATCCCGGGCAGCTGTTT
This genomic stretch from Calidifontibacter indicus harbors:
- the istB gene encoding IS21-like element helper ATPase IstB, with amino-acid sequence MSTATNVTTTLRRRRGLTEEAAATAVDQACRRLRLPTMRALLGDAVAAANKDQLTYTGFLAELLLAECDDRDRRSTIRRVNGAGFPRQKYIADFDFDANPNINPATIHTLATGEWVRKGQPLCLIGDSGTGKSHLLIGLGTAAAEKGFRVKYTLATRLVNELVEAADEKQLARTIARYGRVDLLCIDELGYMELDRRGAELLFQVLTEREEKNSVAIASNEGFAGWTKTFTDPRLCAAIVDRLTFGGNIIETGTDSYRLASRASS
- a CDS encoding IS1380 family transposase, producing the protein MKKTTGFYPSVQVDTAPVSAAGSAGGVLLTTAAEVTGLSPAMARALDGWRKPAAVHHPAKVLTDLAVTLALGGDCLADAAVIRSEADVYGPVGSEATISRTITALAADAHRVLKQVAAARRAARARAWALAGERAPTHGVTATDPLIVDLDATLITAHSDKEEAKPTFKKGFGFHPLCAFVDHGPDGTGEPLAMQLRPGNAGSNTAADHIQVTRDALKQLPGINPARPGRKVLIRTDGGGGTQEYTRWLARRGVSYSVGFTLPACLPELYRLIPAKAWQAALNADGEVREGADVVELTGLLTFRGLLSGWPAGMRVIVRRERPHPGAQLRFDDVDGYRLTAFATNTTRGQLANLELRHRRRARCEDRIRIAKDTGLRNLPLKGFTANQIWCAIVMLAADLIAWTQLIGFDAEHEARRWEPKKLRLRVFTIPAAIARHSRRILLHIKETAANADLVITAWKRLHDPAPAATAPG
- the istA gene encoding IS21 family transposase, with the translated sequence MRVRVEVFAAIRRDARVEGMSIRALARKHQVGRATVRQALACAEPPARKTPVRASPRLDPFKAAIDDMLRADLDAPRKQRHTARRIHVRLIEEHAATDVSYSTVRDYVRIRRAQIDLEAGRRVEVMVPQEHAPGAEAEVDFGELFVILAGVKTKVFLFTFRLSYSGKAVHRIYATQGQEAFLEGHIAAFQEIGGIPTRHIRYDNLTSAVTRVVNAHGRERVENDRWVLFRSHFGFDPFYCQPGIAGAHEKGGVEGDVGRFRRQHLVPMPVVDSLDELNEKVRAWDTSDDKRRISSRIRTVGEDFATEQTHLAPLPVEGFDPGLMLHPMVDRSAMITVRMARYSVPARFIHRRVRVSLRASEVVVFDGRTQIARHPRVVTRGGQSVSLDHYLEVLKGKPGALPGSTVLAQARESGVFTPAHEAFWANARRRLGDAAGTRELIDVLLLHRSMTADEVEAGLLAAVSVGAVSADVVAVEARLQAVRDAAAGSGSERHLVAQASGVEQRDADQRVDKRRKVVSLTERLLLDPEAVIAGLPPDNRPLPSMEKYQQLLGRRTGTDNQPSPNESGAPR
- a CDS encoding cytochrome c biogenesis CcdA family protein translates to MGGLLTLAFAAGMVAPVNPCGFALLPAWLTQTLGEGDASPTPVRLLRALRSGLALTVGFAGTLAAAGLLVSAGARGLIQAAPRLGLAVGIVLMLLGLWMLVGRSISLKLPQIPGRSTAGLPPTARMVVFGVGYALASLSCTFGVILAVIAQAQATASYAGLLLVFAVYAAGSAAVLLLLALATAAAGTELTRHVARLARFGPRITALVLLLTGAYLAWYWFPAATSDAPVAAGRTGGLTGLSATVSSWVQEQTSLLTLLAAAAVVLALALGILQRRRMRAPRRDETVK